Below is a window of Vicugna pacos chromosome 20, VicPac4, whole genome shotgun sequence DNA.
GTATTTAAGCCTCACTGTTTGTTCTCAGTTCACACTTAGGAGTGTGGGTTTGTGAGTGGGGAGAAAACACAAAGTTGAAAgcgaaaattattttcttttgattcacaaaataagaaacaatatGCATTCAGAGCATTCATGATGTGTCTGCGTCCCTCAAATGCCCTCCTCACATGGGGAAGGTGATAAGACTGTGTGTGTTTCCTAACCAAAAGGAAGGGGGAGATGGAAAGGGAtcgtttttaataaatatatttttaattaccagaaaaaaacagttcaatcttttaaattttcttcttgtgAAAGATATGTTCTTATtgacaatatttcaaacatattGTTTCGTGTTGGTATTTTCAGTAAAAGGAGATCTAGTTTTAATTTATTGTTCAAAGAAAGATTTAAGACAGATCTGCCCATCAAACTTCATCATCCTCTCGAGTTGAGTTTCTTattttcttacctccacattcaGCTAATAAGTATATGATCtgttaaattaactcaaaacctGAGAACTAGAAGGATTCACCTCTAATGCTTAACAGATCTTTTAGAGTCTACATCTGATTGTGCTCTGACAAGTCACTAGATTAAGAATCTAACAAGATTAATATCCTAATAAAGCACATGGTCTATATTCTACATGATTTTAAGTATCACATGATTAGAATTATTAATGTGATAGTCATTTCATGATATCTTTCAACTTTAGTAAAaattaatccaatttaaaaattttaatcagccttaaatttttaatttaatacatTACAATGATCACCAAGGTCTTTATTAAAACTTTTGACTCTATTATAATTTTGTTGTATAGGCTACTGCCTGTAATAAACAAACTTTCAACCAGggcttaaaatttttatattatggaaattataaggctcaaggaaagaaaagatttatGTATTATCTAGAAATATGGAAGAATGGAGAGAGGAGCTTAGAATTTGGTGGAATAATACTTGTGGCTTACTTCTACAATGCAAAGTTGAAATAAGAGTGGATCTCACTTTATGGGATAACtagttttctaaaaaataaatcctaGAAAATCAAATTTGTGttaattaagtttaaaatataaaatatacaacaaaGATTAAACCAATCAATGGTATGAAGATACTATTAGAAGTGACTAGACTGATTAGTGGTATTTTAGATTAGAAGCTTCTGTGAAAAAACATGCTCTTTACCATACCACACCCCCAAACAAAATAAGTGTCCACTGATAGTGCTATCAAACATCAAAATATTCTGGACTGTCTTTCTCAATATAGAAGTGCTTGAGATATGTTACTATtgatttttccaattaaaaaattggaaatgagtttatctaaaataaaatataagtacTCATTTCTTGTCGAACTGCACTATGGAGGAAAATATACAAAAGGGCTCAGAAAGTACTACTGCAAGGTTcctaatgttatttttattttggtgtcAAAAGTTTAAAATACCAAACAGAAAACACTGAACTACAACATCCCTTTTGATTTATAGTTACCTTCTTACCTAATACAAATGTGTTTCACTTTAACAATTAGTAAATGTCAATTTTTCAAACATCAAACTCAAAATGTACCAGAAAtctttctctgttaaaaaaaaaaaaaaagttaaattttaagcAATGTATCTTTCTCTGATAcaattaaacatttttctaaattatttggtTGGAACTAAAAATGCTTTGTTAGATCAGAGACAGTTTTTATCTGTACTATCTCATTTGATAGTAATAATAGTCAATATTTACTGActacatactatattccatgCACTGTACTGAGTGCTTTACTTAGATATTATTTAATCTTCCTTATACCTCTATGAAGTAGCTACTACtattgctcccattttacaggtaagaaagtGAAGTTTGCCCAAGATCAGCCAGCTAGCTAGCTAGGTATGGACCTGGATTTAAACCAGTCTGTCTCTAAAGGCCAGGCTCCTTAAACATTGTCTAGAATCCTTAAATAACCCTACAAAGTGGGCAGAGCATactaaatatgaagaaaataagtCTCTGGGGGTTAACTGATTTACCCAAATAAACCCAGTTAACAGGGATACTAAACCCAGGTGTTCTGATTTAGCtcttaaattcagtattctttatactacaTTAAATGTTAGGTTTTCTCAAAGAAAGATATGACTGCTTCGTAGCAAGAATCCACACAATTCTCCTTGGCAACACAAATACTGTTTTTTCTTAATTCAGGGAactaaatcactaaaaaaaaaaaaaaaaaagaagcagcagcaaacAAATTCAAGTTTATTCGATCACATAGAAATTGAGACATAGCAGAGTTAATTTACCTATACATGACAAAAGGGACCTGAAATTTTTGCAAAGTGTGTTAACAGGTATCACAAGAAGCAGTCTAGGGTATTGGTTAAAACTGAAATGTGGAATCTGACTACTCAGGTTCAAGTCCCAGCCCCACCACCTACTAACTTCACTAACTTCATGAACATTCATTTAAACATTTTGTGTctcaattttttcatctgtaaaatggggataataatagtacctacctatggttgttgtgagaattatatGAGGTAATACATATAATGTGCTCAGAACAGTTAAATGCCTGGTGTATGGTAAGCATTTAGTAACTGCCAGCTAGTACTAGTACTACTTTTGCATAATGAGATATGCTTTTATTCAATATGGAAAGCacattttgagttttctttttctattttaaaaaacaattactgCTTCTTTccataatttttctaaaattaaattctgtttcctttcagAGTATACCCTCCTTTAGCTATTAAGCATTATTCACTAGCCATAATATACTGAACAAATATCAGTTCATTTATAGcatattttaccttttattttattaatcttcCAATTTATTGAAAAGAGTCTGGAATGTTATCAGTACTTATATAATTTTATGTGTATAGTTCCACCACTTTGTATTTTCAGGAACATTTCAAGTTATCTCCCATTTGTCAGttttaagacaaaaagaaagagagaaaccaaTATCAGGAAAAAAgtaggaataaagagaaaatacttgaTATCTGAATCGTGCACTTTTGTTGTGTGCTCAGTTATATTTCCAGGTTACATGGATGGAGAACTTGCAAAAAAATCAGATTCCAAAGACCAGATTCTAAAAAGTAGAGGCACTACAAAGTTTCAGAGTAGCCAAGAAAACAAGGGAGCactaaagaaggaaattttattcACAAATTCTGATAAAAGCTTGACATCAATGCACAAAAGAGAgtcaaaaaggaaagcaaaagacATTGAGTTGGAGAAAGGTGAAATAGGAATGGAGGTCAAGGTAAAGGACAGTGATGCCAcaataatgaaaagacaagaaTCCCAAGTAAAAGTGAGTGACATGAGAATGACAAAAGAACTGGAAGCCCAAGAAGAGAAAAGTGAGGCTGAAATACCACAAGGGCAGGAACCCCAAGCAGAGAAGAGTGAGACTGAAATACCACAAGGGCAGGAAGCCCAAGCAGAGAAGAGTGAGGCTGAAATACCACAAGGGCAGGAACCCCAAGCAGAGAAGAGTGAGGCTGAAATACCACAAGGGCAGGAAGCCCAAGTAGAGAAGAGTGAGGCTGAAATACCACAAGGGCAGGAAGCCCAAGTAGAGAAGAGTGAGACTGGAATACCAAAAGGACAGGGATCCAAAGTAAAGAAGAGTGAGACTAGAATACCAAAAGGACAGGGATCCAAAGTAAAGAAGAGTGAGACTGGAATACCAAAAGGACAGGAAACCCAAGAAAAGAGGGAGAGTTCTGAGGATAAAGAAGAGCAGGACAATAAAAAGAGAGATGCAGGAAAGAATAAAGATACAGAAGAAAATGATGTTGAAAACAAGAAAGATGATGGAGGAAAGAACAAAGTTAAAGGAAAGAGTGAATCAAAAAAGGGTAAAAAAGCAGAAGTTTCACTAAGGTGCAAGGGCAAGTAAAACCTCCCTTCCTTGTAAAGTATAACAAAAAGGAAGAGTAAGGATAAATAAAAGGAAGGCGCATAAGACAACTGATTATTGTGATTTCCATCTTCCAAATATAAGTTATATCCTAGTCACCACCTAACTGGACCATAATTGTAGAATCCCTTTAATCTATGCATCTGCAGAGATTTCTACTCTTTGGAAGTTTCACCATTTTTAGACCTCTCAGCCACCACAAACCTCAGCTTTCAATTGTTTTATAAGTTGATACTTATATTATTTAGTCAAGAAAGACTGCATACtttctgaaataaaacattttgattaaaaaattctaataatttcctttgagaagtattttatcTTTATAATAGTCCAACCAATCAACCGACCAATAACTCCTCCTGATGGGCCTAATATTTGCAAGGCACTGTCCTAGCAATAAGGGGTACACAGAGAAGTATGAGTCCCTATAATCAATAGCTTACAACACATATAGtgatataatatgtatatatatgacaattttttaagtaaaatctaAGCATCAAGATGTAGTCTAGATGAACAATAAAATACAAGTTAGCAACCTCTTGGGATGAGAAGGTAAAGAGGATACGTTCATGGGGAAGGGACTGGTGGTATACGATGTGTCTCAAAAGATAGATAAGATGTCAATGTTCTGAGTGAAGTGGAAGAGTAGGGAAAAAACAAAGGGATTAAAGACTGCCATGTCATTTTCTAGCAGAAGTAGGTAATATTGTTGCAGTAGACTCGTGAGAAGCATTTGGTGATATAATTTTGAAAAGGAGCGTGAGAAGGAGATGCTAAAGGGATGTTAAAAACAAACCAGGAATTTATATTTTACTCATCAGGCAACTGGAAGACTTCTTGGGTGTTTGAGGAGAATGAAGTAAAtaaggttgcttttttttttaagttaatcttgTGGTTGTGCCAAATAAACTGAAGAAGAGAAATATCATAAGTCGTAAATCTAGTTAAGAGGTACTTGGGATAGTAAGTGAtggaaagagaataaataaaagagacagataatatttttttttcaaaaaagaatcaTTATTTCCTAATGATCGACTACatatgagaaaggaaaaggaaaaataaaataattgactcCATAACTATTGAAACGTGGTGACAATAACAAACTGGGAGCTAATCTGTGGGACAGAAAGAGAATAACAAACTAATGAGTTTAAAGGGACAAACAATAACACTTGTCATTTGAGGGGTCTGGAGTCAGTCCAATAGAGGTCACAACTGAAGCTGTAAGAGTAAATGACCTCCCCAGAAGAGAAAGCACAGAGCTAGCAAAAGCAGAGGCCTAAGAACTGAGCCTGCTACATGAaacagattaaagaagaaaataaagctgtGGGAAGATATAAGGAGAATCTGTATAATGTTATGATAATTAAGGAAGATgagaatttcaaaaagaaaggatGATTATCGCTAAGTCAGCCACCCATTTGTGACACGCATCATGGGTGTGACACACATTTTGGTCCCATATGTGTTCTGCACTACATGTACAGAGAAAAGGCAAGGTTATTCAACAGGTCATGTGAAAATGACAGCAACTGACCAGGTCCTGTTcctaaacagaacaaaaatgtgTTGGCTCCAGGTATCTACCTTCCCTGAGCCCTTTTGTTCAATGTAACTTTTAACCACATCTTTAATTAGAAAGTCTGATGTAGCAGAGAGAGAGGCTATCAGGTCAATTTATATGTCAGGATTCAGATCTGGTGGTCCTTTCACACCTCTTGTAATCTATCCCAAGTATGTTAACCTatccccacctctttcccctttcttcttgCTGTGTGTTTTCCTTTGGTTCAGTAAATCATTTGGTTCAAGCAccttaagaaaaagaatgattaaaggaTAGCTGAGACTTCAAGGAGAATAAGAACTGAAAGAAACCATTGTAGTTGCTGTTTTGGAGACGGCTGATGCACTTGTAAAAAAGCCCTTTCCAAAAAGAGGCAGCTAGGAGAAGAAATTTAAGCAGGCAAAATATAGAGACACAAATAAGTAGCTGCAATGTATGGCTTATAATAAAGTCAATTTTAGTCTAATTTAAAAGCATAGTTTTTAAGAACTTTATTTTCATACTGCTATATTCTGTGCTAGTTAGCTCATACTTTGAATATTACATTCAGTTCTGTTACGGGATATGGATAAACTAGAGTGCCTTCAGAAGAGAAAGACTATGATGGTAAGGGGACTCAATTTCAAGTGAGCAGAAAATTCCGCAGTTTCAcctgggggtggtgggagggacACAAAGGAGACAAtgagaattattttcaaatatatgaagGTTCATCATGGATTAGAATATTTTGTATAGCCCCAAGGAAATAAGACCAGTGAATAGAGGTTCAAAGTAACAGATGTTTATATCAGCTATAAAAGGAAGTGGGATGCCTTAAAAAGTTTGAGCAAGAGTTGAAGCGTGCATGATCATTCAGTGGGAATGCTGCAGAGGAGATTCTAAGGAACCAGCTGAGTAGctggaatagattttttttatggcTTCTTCCAAATATGAGTCTGTAATTCTAAATGTAAAATCCTTCTGGATTAACTGGATGTCTTCCAAGGAACCTTTTCAAACTAATCTAATATGCTAGGATTCTTTAAAGAGGTTTGActgaaaagagagagacagagaaactaTACTTTAGTCCTTGCCCGAAGTATAAAATGTTTCACAAATGATTGATGTGATTAACCACAAGCTGAAGACAGCAGCTCCATAGCTTCTAGTACAATTTAAAGCACTGCGTGGATCCCTATCGTGTGCTCAGAGCCCTGCAACTGCTGTAGAAACCTAAATTACTTTTAGAAATCACAGAATTCTAAGATCTTTGATAAACCACATGGATTTATTAGCAAGCCTGAATTGAAAACAGAAGGAGAGAAGGTGGAAGGACAAATATGGAACATGAAATTTTTATATTGTAAGTTAAATATATGTCtctggaatatacacatttagagATTTTTACCAGTTTTAGTTGACATCACTTGCATATATTATGCTTATTATCAGGGAAAAATATGACCAGAAGGCTTTTcatatagtttaaaatatttaggttTTCATGATCCTTATGTCATTTTTCTATAGTTCTCTCTCATCCATCTGGCAGCTAGCTGGTAGGACTTAGAAGGCTCTGACTAATGCATCTTCTCTAGGACTTCTGCTAAGAAACACGGACCCTGCCAGGGAAACTACTGGAAAAACAGTAGACAGACTTTAGCAATCCATTGAACTGGCTCCATATCTAAGAGTATATCTCTCCAAACCAAGGAATTCAGAAAGGATGGATCCATAAAAACTTCCCTGTATCTTCTCCATAACTTCTAACTTGCAGTCAAAATATCTTCATCTCCACTAGGTTTCTTTGAAGCAAGTAAGTCATATAATAAATAGGAAACTCTAACTATGAAAACTTTGTAAACTATTCTCTAAAGGCCACCAAAAAGCAGGCCAGTTAAAAACAATTGTTAATCCTCCCTTAAGTATACAGGAATGGAAATCTTAAAGGACCTCAGAAAAACGAAGGGGAAAAGGATGAGCTATCAAAATGCCACCATGCTTAGCAAAATGATGCAAATATTagtaaaatgaacatatgtactCTCAAGACAGTTTAGATATAAAGGTAGAAATGTAGGGCTTAACAGAAAATCAGtagtggtaaattttattttacaaataagctaACACAAATGTCAAGTACCCAGTTCACAAGAACAAGCAGAAACATACATCCAAACTTCAAGCTGGCTGCTaacagtagatcttaaaagttctcatcaaaggaaataagaaaatttgaaactatgtgaggtgatagcaATCAAttcattatgtgtgtgtatatatatatatacacacacacatacacacacatatatagtaaATCTTAACATACACAATGTTatacatcaattatatctcagtaaaactgggagTGAAATCAAGTAtcacaccttaaatatatataatttttatctgtcaattatacctcagtaaagatgggaagaaaaaaataagtggaaGGCTTACCACTAGACATTTTATGTTTAGGAGGAAAGCATAagtaaagaaaagcaggaaagtGACTTTTGAAATAACAAAGCTGAATAAGAAATGCAAAGATACTTGGAAATAAATGATTTATGTAAAATTAGTGTGATTCTTATCTCAATTAAAGATTTCCTGGGTTGGAActgcattaaaaatataatttcccattatttccaaatatctctcaCCCCAGATAATAACTGACATATCTAGGAAGTAAATATAGGGAGCTAGTGAAATGGGAAAAGTATAGAATTTTAAAACAGGATTGAAGAGATAAAAGGATAAACTGAAaaattgatctgaatattttgttttatatttgattAAATTCTGTTACTCTCCCCTTTTAAAGCAATTAAGAGCAGGAAAAACAACCACTGTCCTCCTCTACCTGGGAGGTTCCAattagattttaaagaaatagaagcatATTTTTCTAGTGTTTAAGGAATAAAGATACCCTTATCCATCATCATCCAGAAGCCTGAGCATCTGCCATGACTGAGAAATCAAACCACACTCCAGATTATACACATTGTAATCCAagtctcaaaaatattttatttaaatttttattaaatttatctttaaaaattaaaaactcataaTGTTATCAGTGTTAACTTCCTATGAATCTCTCCATATCTTAATTCATGCTcatataaaatatgcaaataaagtcAAACTATATGCATTCTTCTGCAACTTGATTAATCTTCACCTAAAATTGTCATGTACATCACTCCAGGTAAATATATATCACTCTAAACAATTATTGTCATAGTGTAGCATCCAACACTGTGGATGAATTACTGCTTATTCATTTCCTTAAATCTGGACATTTGACTTGTTTCTAGCTTTTTGCCATTGGCCAAATGGTGCTGCAATTGACAAATGGTGCTGTAATAAACATTTTGGACATGATGAGGATTTTACTTCTCTAGGCTAGATTTCCAAACGTGGAGTTGCCAGGTCAAAGAAAACACGTATTTTTTATGCTAATAGATATTACCTGACCATTTTCCCCACAATTTGTAATAATTCAGGAATGTGTAAGAGTTCTGTTTTCCCCAAACTCTCTCGCTGGTGCTGCAAACAGTAGCTATCTTTCAATTTTGTCTATCTAATGAGAAAAGTGGTATCCAATTGTTGCTTTAATGCATTTTCCAGACCGCTAGTGATACTAAGCATTTTTCACAGGCTTAGTGATCTTTTGTACTTCCTCCTTTGCAAATTACTCATTTTTCAAATTGGtggtttgttcttttcttattCAATTTATAGGTATTTATTGTCAGTTAATGTCTTATCTTCCATTTgtgttgaaaaaatattttcccaatcTACTTGTTCTTTCTCTATTCATTCAAACTGTCCCTTAAAATTGTATCCCAAATCTGACTAGTTCTCACTTCTTTCAACAAGTAATCCAAGCCTTCACCATATCTCACTTGTACTGCTGTGACAGCCTCCAAATTGAGTTTCTTGAGCACACTCCCCACTCCCAGCGTATTTGCTTTACTGTGGTcagatttatactttttttttttttttacctatatTCCTAGGAGGAAAATTCAACTTTGCCTTATATTGACTTCAGTAAGCATATGCCTTAGCACtgacatatatttaattttaaatctaCTTAAAAACCAATAGTTCACACATGTCTGTGATTGCtttttactttctcatttttctttgtttttgaaatgtgcaCATAGCTAGCATTATTTTCCTattgataaattattttcctccatcttttttATCTTCCTCAACCCCTTTTCACTTTGTTACATGTAATGTCAGCTTGGAGTCAGTAGATATCAACATGAAAAACAGtagaacaaaataataaaaagaaaatctcatgAATGTTCAACTGCTATGAGGGCAAAATCAATGATACAATTAACTGTCTTTATTGTTATAGACTGGAATTACAATGTTCTGTGGTAAACTGCAAATAATATGAGAATTTCAATGTAAAAGGGAGACTACCACAAACAGTTCTTTCATAAATCCTAATCTGCCTATGGGTAACTTCTTTTAGAAGCTTAATTTTGCCATTCCAGGAGTAATTTTTTGTATAATGCATGTGTTCTTTATAGCCATTACT
It encodes the following:
- the TSBP1 gene encoding testis-expressed basic protein 1 isoform X4 codes for the protein MAVLEITLAVILTLLGFAILAILLTRWTQRKQKEIDVSRYSSEQSASLLDCEDGRGFQHSYSTESGTSYDDREGYKGNYTPSANSLAPSRSSIALLQGSVSDTKGLKATPEPLSGAIGPIMQFTAPIPGATGPIKLSQKTIVQTPGPIVQYTGPSASGSSSGSSIQANAGSTPHAITGSVPQALTGPSSAPGGLPMAPIMISQRTSTRPEKPKIRQEEPAHVAVPIITPISIVIGPVAAVDSSGKITLSPMVIFPGYMDGELAKKSDSKDQILKSRGTTKFQSSQENKGALKKEILFTNSDKSLTSMHKRESKRKAKDIELEKGEIGMEVKVKDSDATIMKRQESQVKVSDMRMTKELEAQEEKSEAEIPQGQEPQAEKSETEIPQGQEAQAEKSEAEIPQGQEPQAEKSEAEIPQGQEAQVEKSEAEIPQGQEAQVEKSETGIPKGQGSKVKKSETRIPKGQGSKVKKSETGIPKGQETQEKRESSEDKEEQDNKKRDAGKNKDTEENDVENKKDDGGKNKVKGKSESKKGKKAEVSLRCKGK
- the TSBP1 gene encoding testis-expressed basic protein 1 isoform X10; translated protein: MAVLEITLAVILTLLGFAILAILLTRWTQRKQKEIDVSRYSSEQSASLLDCEDGRGFQHSYSTESGTSYDDREGYKGNYTPSANSLGDTKGLKATPEPLSGTAGAITGAIGPIMQFTAPIPGATGPIKLSQKTIVQTPGPIVQYTGPSASGSSSGSSIQANAGSTPHAITGSVPQALTGPSSAPGGLPMAPIMISQRTSTRPEKPKIRQEEPAHVAVPIITPISIVIGPVAAVDSSGKITLSPMVIFPGYMDGELAKKSDSKDQILKSRGTTKFQSSQENKGALKKEILFTNSDKSLTSMHKRESKRKAKDIELEKGEIGMEVKVKDSDATIMKRQESQVKVSDMRMTKELEAQEEKSEAEIPQGQEPQAEKSETEIPQGQEAQAEKSEAEIPQGQEPQAEKSEAEIPQGQEAQVEKSEAEIPQGQEAQVEKSETGIPKGQGSKVKKSETRIPKGQGSKVKKSETGIPKGQETQEKRESSEDKEEQDNKKRDAGKNKDTEENDVENKKDDGGKNKVKGKSESKKGKKAEVSLRCKGK
- the TSBP1 gene encoding testis-expressed basic protein 1 isoform X15 yields the protein MAVLEITLAVILTLLGFAILAILLTRWTQRKQKEIDVSRYSSEQSASLLDCEDGRGFQHSYSTESGTSYDDREGYKGNYTPSANSLGDTKGLKATPEPLSGAIGPIMQFTAPIPGATGPIKLSQKTIVQTPGPIVQYTGPSASGSSSGSSIQANAGSTPHAITGSVPQALTGPSSAPGGLPMAPIMISQRTSTRPEKPKIRQEEPAHVAVPIITPISIVIGPVAAVDSSGKITLSPMVIFPGYMDGELAKKSDSKDQILKSRGTTKFQSSQENKGALKKEILFTNSDKSLTSMHKRESKRKAKDIELEKGEIGMEVKVKDSDATIMKRQESQVKVSDMRMTKELEAQEEKSEAEIPQGQEPQAEKSETEIPQGQEAQAEKSEAEIPQGQEPQAEKSEAEIPQGQEAQVEKSEAEIPQGQEAQVEKSETGIPKGQGSKVKKSETRIPKGQGSKVKKSETGIPKGQETQEKRESSEDKEEQDNKKRDAGKNKDTEENDVENKKDDGGKNKVKGKSESKKGKKAEVSLRCKGK
- the TSBP1 gene encoding testis-expressed basic protein 1 isoform X11, translating into MAVLEITLAVILTLLGFAILAILLTRWTQRKQKEIDVSRYSSEQSASLLDCEDGRGFQHSYSTESGTSYDDREGYKGNYTPSANSLAPSRSSIGDTKGLKATPEPLSGAIGPIMQFTAPIPGATGPIKLSQKTIVQTPGPIVQYTGPSASGSSSGSSIQANAGSTPHAITGSVPQALTGPSSAPGGLPMAPIMISQRTSTRPEKPKIRQEEPAHVAVPIITPISIVIGPVAAVDSSGKITLSPMVIFPGYMDGELAKKSDSKDQILKSRGTTKFQSSQENKGALKKEILFTNSDKSLTSMHKRESKRKAKDIELEKGEIGMEVKVKDSDATIMKRQESQVKVSDMRMTKELEAQEEKSEAEIPQGQEPQAEKSETEIPQGQEAQAEKSEAEIPQGQEPQAEKSEAEIPQGQEAQVEKSEAEIPQGQEAQVEKSETGIPKGQGSKVKKSETRIPKGQGSKVKKSETGIPKGQETQEKRESSEDKEEQDNKKRDAGKNKDTEENDVENKKDDGGKNKVKGKSESKKGKKAEVSLRCKGK
- the TSBP1 gene encoding testis-expressed basic protein 1 isoform X18, yielding MAVLEITLAVILTLLGFAILAILLTRWTQRKQKEIDVSRYSSEQSASLLDCEDGRGFQHSYSTESGTSYDDREGYKGNYTPSANSLAPSRSSIALLQGSVSDTKGLKATPEPLSGTAGAITGAIGPIMQFTAPIPGATGPIKLSQKTIVQTPGPIVQYTGPSASGSSSGSSIQANAGSTPHAITGSVPQALTGPSSAPGGLPMAPITRPEKPKIIGPVAAVDSSGKITLSPMVIFPGYMDGELAKKSDSKDQILKSRGTTKFQSSQENKGALKKEILFTNSDKSLTSMHKRESKRKAKDIELEKGEIGMEVKVKDSDATIMKRQESQVKVSDMRMTKELEAQEEKSEAEIPQGQEPQAEKSETEIPQGQEAQAEKSEAEIPQGQEPQAEKSEAEIPQGQEAQVEKSEAEIPQGQEAQVEKSETGIPKGQGSKVKKSETRIPKGQGSKVKKSETGIPKGQETQEKRESSEDKEEQDNKKRDAGKNKDTEENDVENKKDDGGKNKVKGKSESKKGKKAEVSLRCKGK
- the TSBP1 gene encoding testis-expressed basic protein 1 isoform X7; this translates as MAVLEITLAVILTLLGFAILAILLTRWTQRKQKEIDVSRYSSEQSASLLDCEDGRGFQHSYSTESGTSYDDREGYKGNYTPSANSLAPSRSSIALLQGSVSDTKGLKATPEPLSGTAGAITGAIGPIMQFTAPIPGATGPIKLSQKTIVQTPGPIVQYTGPSASGSSSGSSIQANAGSTPHAITGPSSAPGGLPMAPIMISQRTSTRPEKPKIRQEEPAHVAVPIITPISIVIGPVAAVDSSGKITLSPMVIFPGYMDGELAKKSDSKDQILKSRGTTKFQSSQENKGALKKEILFTNSDKSLTSMHKRESKRKAKDIELEKGEIGMEVKVKDSDATIMKRQESQVKVSDMRMTKELEAQEEKSEAEIPQGQEPQAEKSETEIPQGQEAQAEKSEAEIPQGQEPQAEKSEAEIPQGQEAQVEKSEAEIPQGQEAQVEKSETGIPKGQGSKVKKSETRIPKGQGSKVKKSETGIPKGQETQEKRESSEDKEEQDNKKRDAGKNKDTEENDVENKKDDGGKNKVKGKSESKKGKKAEVSLRCKGK
- the TSBP1 gene encoding testis-expressed basic protein 1 isoform X1, whose translation is MAVLEITLAVILTLLGFAILAILLTRWTQRKQKEIDVSRYSSEQSASLLDCEDGRGFQHSYSTESGTSYDDREGYKGNYTPSANSLAPSRSSIALLQGSVSDTKGLKATPEPLSGTAGAITGAIGPIMQFTAPIPGATGPIKLSQKTIVQTPGPIVQYTGPSASGSSSGSSIQANAGSTPHAITGSVPQALTGPSSAPGGLPMAPIMISQRTSTRPEKPKIRQEEPAHVAVPIITPISIVIGPVAAVDSSGKITLSPMVIFPGYMDGELAKKSDSKDQILKSRGTTKFQSSQENKGALKKEILFTNSDKSLTSMHKRESKRKAKDIELEKGEIGMEVKVKDSDATIMKRQESQVKVSDMRMTKELEAQEEKSEAEIPQGQEPQAEKSETEIPQGQEAQAEKSEAEIPQGQEPQAEKSEAEIPQGQEAQVEKSEAEIPQGQEAQVEKSETGIPKGQGSKVKKSETRIPKGQGSKVKKSETGIPKGQETQEKRESSEDKEEQDNKKRDAGKNKDTEENDVENKKDDGGKNKVKGKSESKKGKKAEVSLRCKGK
- the TSBP1 gene encoding testis-expressed basic protein 1 isoform X3 is translated as MAVLEITLAVILTLLGFAILAILLTRWTQRKQKEIDVSRYSSEQSASLLDCEDGRGFQHSYSTESGTSYDDREGYKGNYTPSANSLAPSRSSIGDTKGLKATPEPLSGTAGAITGAIGPIMQFTAPIPGATGPIKLSQKTIVQTPGPIVQYTGPSASGSSSGSSIQANAGSTPHAITGSVPQALTGPSSAPGGLPMAPIMISQRTSTRPEKPKIRQEEPAHVAVPIITPISIVIGPVAAVDSSGKITLSPMVIFPGYMDGELAKKSDSKDQILKSRGTTKFQSSQENKGALKKEILFTNSDKSLTSMHKRESKRKAKDIELEKGEIGMEVKVKDSDATIMKRQESQVKVSDMRMTKELEAQEEKSEAEIPQGQEPQAEKSETEIPQGQEAQAEKSEAEIPQGQEPQAEKSEAEIPQGQEAQVEKSEAEIPQGQEAQVEKSETGIPKGQGSKVKKSETRIPKGQGSKVKKSETGIPKGQETQEKRESSEDKEEQDNKKRDAGKNKDTEENDVENKKDDGGKNKVKGKSESKKGKKAEVSLRCKGK
- the TSBP1 gene encoding testis-expressed basic protein 1 isoform X19 — translated: MAVLEITLAVILTLLGFAILAILLTRWTQRKQKEIDVSRYSSEQSASLLDCEDGRGFQHSYSTESGTSYDDREGYKGNYTPSANSLAPSRSSIAGAIGPIMQFTAPIPGATGPIKLSQKTIVQTPGPIVQYTGPSASGSSSGSSIQANAGSTPHAITGSVPQALTGPSSAPGGLPMAPIMISQRTSTRPEKPKIRQEEPAHVAVPIITPISIVIGPVAAVDSSGKITLSPMVIFPGYMDGELAKKSDSKDQILKSRGTTKFQSSQENKGALKKEILFTNSDKSLTSMHKRESKRKAKDIELEKGEIGMEVKVKDSDATIMKRQESQVKVSDMRMTKELEAQEEKSEAEIPQGQEPQAEKSETEIPQGQEAQAEKSEAEIPQGQEPQAEKSEAEIPQGQEAQVEKSEAEIPQGQEAQVEKSETGIPKGQGSKVKKSETRIPKGQGSKVKKSETGIPKGQETQEKRESSEDKEEQDNKKRDAGKNKDTEENDVENKKDDGGKNKVKGKSESKKGKKAEVSLRCKGK